One genomic segment of Acanthochromis polyacanthus isolate Apoly-LR-REF ecotype Palm Island chromosome 9, KAUST_Apoly_ChrSc, whole genome shotgun sequence includes these proteins:
- the xirp1 gene encoding xin actin-binding repeat-containing protein 1, with product MADAARKVTVSQSPHDEDDLPLPPPPPVPPRPLDYEGPLAQSSLPVPPPKETFSMFYQQRQKTELKRLFKHIHPDLRANLDDAVDDEIMKAVQSQNTQAGDAAYQGEVQSMRWIFENWTLDNIGDPHATKKLLDNEELKGGDVRSTSSMFEHIDSTQQMSAQRQTSVRGDVRTSTWLFETLPLDSLNKSKREESELVEAVLKEPIQPGDVSGTRLLFESKTLSDLGRCNSIEDHSFLKLRSELQEQKGDVQKTVKLFQTEPGCAIRDNSGNIHEIKNICREEINSSSISTARWLFETQPLDLINKGTDGVKIIRGISLEEGHRGGVDRKRWMFETQPFDTIQEVGGVDKFEGTSGEADVSNKRKLFEMQPLAKVKGDSAEKSVEKEEIIGGDVKTSLWLFETQPVETLSDSYEVGHLKKITLSAEEQGEVKGKKEIFESCSIQKNTSFREQEIEKGDVKGFKQLFETIPLSKIAHSDEEITKKENTITAGDVKGNKAMFEITPLYAIKDSSGNLHKVTTVSREEFVKGQVKNYKWMFETKPLDQLAEGKENVEIIKGITRQEDSMGDVKMAKWLFETQTIDGIHSKFNQTEQSSSLEEEQRKGDVKTCKWLFETQPMDILYDKSEKMKEKEVIDNTDVKSITWLFESQPLDSIKDGDEYSLKLCSTTQDSVKSEVGVQTVKHLFETETLDKISRDSKVEQDLRCISQVNFQSGDVSRVKELFESQSLDEIGLEMMATSAEQNQDEQIEKGSVHKFTWMFENCPMNKINEDNEETNVERIGGLESGDVQNKKFIFETSSLDKIHDEPLEHQSVSVEQPAINVDVKSSTMMFESLPLYAIRDKEGLFHEVTTVKKQEVKSGDVRGARWMFETKPLDAIKAENEVYVIRAVTQEDVKKGDVKSARWKFETQPLDSFTSREEPTVTVTEDFGSTNVQLNKQIFESEQSSNKFVRMVSVTDVQRGDVRTSTWLFENQSIGSLKGEPQEQNPVKTVHREDNQKGDVKRCTWLFESQPLDKIKDPANTSVQGVEEIPKADVKCTTWLFETTPLDKITANSAADTLSSLHEMTFIHSSGIIIEANESRNVNMAKYLLEGNQGVQIQKEEVVGGNIRNIMLQLLLKPTLNPQVTLLRETEKGKVNTTVVELPVFQSSTTIDIERDQRIQNIAQMIDDLLVQDKNFKKGIVMQETAEGHAQMSVYSLICSYEMKTESHLSERGDVKSTIGNLLATANSQRTATLCRVDENEKGNVNLYKSCIEKGELHYLKSLHAETEDEVDHSYLAKEQIETVQGGVREAKRSLCQQKEQVERTISDVLPGDVKNTKKVFSSECSVNIDNSMPKEEIIPGDISSAKQQLSVKQPVFVEKEEIVAGDIKATMQSLERAKQQSMCVEREVFTPGTIYDMDLSAQGPEIEGNQAQKEVIISGDVKAAKKSLEMAKMQSMHVDREVVVPGKIYNLNVSAQEESSSRVTQSACSSSTRCQQIRTFPKVSDAQRDQKSHVSFEACQQNAVVISNCAPESHTPFVGCEFNGHTTEDEAEEAIRGDVKAAIRSLQNAATEQKLLDKENIVRGNVQLALESLEKSSVNVSKGDYKAAMIYRNSGRACSERSKTVHKQCVVVSVPPSDTKLSPSISVTCEGQPSITTKNPTPNPVANGNYKSPSSENGNPPLLCPKTEKSQEQKPALPPKPQWTKSVVVEESKTLPSPSLEVAHPIKDNVKSAVIPPKQFPSLSIDKQQETTTHGKISKENLHETNHRKCIEEAVQESNQTNEHLLVAQENMKKTAPLTGSKSDCQLINSNDVERERNEIKKINAAEEIQMCMKSYAEEGKHEMNSSLRAALQNFERKDSEALDKRASLSKKVKVTNDNVNDHKKTDNKPHLKPSKNQHNKTEDKVVLREKKVRETEDERRQRLSVHKEEIMKGNVKAAMEIFENLRKREELKGILSQVQEIEGESSSVDASCLKTLYENVPAWVATPSRKAKQSKMEKKKVEIETQDDDLESISSVETAFEDLEKASKEIMNLKEQTLTKLLEIEETIKKALYSVSNLKSEADIAGLSGLFDESLKSEQNLQPANNIRKISIVSSKAKSGQNKETTDANLQTDLDSTFSKKDGPRQVSNKPLIRQSSSQSSPSFISIRSAARRPTEQAKPTMSTFKPKTDDANSDQVSAASESSKNGPQRKVSVLEVKTVPEQPAGMIGKKTVSETYEETDGFGNVFVSSVTSTFVTKQSDSKTAALFEVVGSPTRYEVMTSPLMRRSGLPFEDKVSSNTKEEGTVFVTFSQPKEKQ from the exons ATGGCAGATGCCGCCAGAAAAGTCACAGTTTCACAATCCCCTCATGATGAAGATGACTTGCCtctccccccacctcctcctgtgCCACCGAGACCCCTTGACTATGAAGGGCCCTTAGCTCAAAGTAGCCTTCCAGTCCCTCCACCGAAAGAAACCTTCTCAATGTTCTATCAGCAGCGGCAGAAGACTGAACTGAAGAGGCTTTTCAAACACATCCACCCAGACCTCCGGGCAAATCTCGACGATGCGGTGGACGATGAGATAATGAAGGCAGTGCAGTCGCAAAACACTCAAGCAGGAGATGCAGCCTATCAGGGAGAAGTGCAGTCCATGAGGTGGATCTTTGAGAACTGGACTCTGGACAATATTGGAGATCCTCATGCAACTAAGAAGCTGCTGGATAATGAGGAGTTAAAGGGTGGAGATGTCAGAAGCACCTCCTCAATGTTTGAGCACATCGACAGCACCCAACAAATGTCTGCTCAAAGACAGACTTCTGTCAGAGGGGATGTGAGAACATCAACATGGTTGTTTGAAACCCTGCCTTTAGATTCCCTGAACAAATCAAAAAGAGAAGAGAGCGAACTGGTTGAGGCAGTGCTAAAAGAACCCATCCAGCCCGGAGATGTAAGCGGGACTCGACTGCTGTTTGAGTCTAAAACACTGAGTGACTTGGGACGCTGTAATTCCATTGAAGACCACAGCTTCCTGAAACTGAGATCTGAGCTTCAGGAGCAGAAAGGAGATGTCCAGAAGACAGTGAAACTCTTCCAGACAGAACCTGGCTGTGCCATCAGGGACAATAGCGGTAATATCCATGAGATTAAAAATATCTGCAGGGAGGAGATCAACAGTAGCAGCATCAGCACTGCCCGGTGGCTTTTTGAAACTCAGCCTTTGGACCTGATTAATAAGGGAACTGATGGAGTGAAAATTATTCGGGGTATATCTCTGGAGGAGGGGCACAGAGGAGGTGTTGACCGAAAGAGGTGGATGTTTGAAACTCAGCCATTTGACACGATACAAGAGGTTGGGGGAGTGGACAAGTTTGAAGGAACTTCAGGGGAGGCTGATGTCAGCAACAAAAGGAAGCTCTTTGAGATGCAACCATTGGCAAAAGTAAAAGGAGATTCTGCAGAAAAGTCTGTGGAAAAGGAGGAAATCATTGGAGGAGATGTCAAGActtctctgtggctgtttgaaACTCAGCCAGTGGAGACTCTTAGTGACAGCTATGAAGTTGGGCACCTGAAGAAAATTACCCTTTCAGCTGAAGAACAAGGAGAAGtaaaaggcaaaaaagaaatatttgagAGTTGCAGCATTCAAAAGAACACCTCATTTAGAGAGCAAGAGATTGAAAAGGGTGATGTTAAAGGATTCAAACAACTTTTTGAAACAATTCCTTTGAGCAAAATTGCTCATTCTGATGAGGAGATTACCAAGAAGGAAAACACTATTACAGCTGGAGATGTAAAAGGTAACAAAGCAATGTTTGAGATAACTCCTCTATATGCAATAAAGGACAGCTCTGGAAACCTCCACAAGGTTACAACAGTCAGCCGAGAGGAATTCGTCAAAGGGCAAGTCAAAAACTATAAGTGGATGTTTGAGACCAAGCCTTTGGACCAGTTggcagaaggaaaagaaaatgtagaaataatcaAAGGTATCACCAGACAGGAGGACAGCATGGGTGATGTCAAGATGGCAAAGTGGCTTTTTGAAACCCAGACAATTGATGGGATCCATTCAAAGTTCAATCAGACCGAGCAAAGTTCTTCATTGGAGGAGGAGCAGCGTAAAGGTGACGTCAAGACTTGTAAATGGTTATTTGAGACACAACCAATGGACATTTTGTAtgacaaatctgaaaaaatgaaagaaaaagaggtGATTGACAATACCGATGTCAAGTCTATTACTTGGCTTTTTGAATCACAGCCTCTCGACAGCATCAAAGATGGCGATGAGTACAGTCTGAAGCTGTGCAGCACCACACAGGATTCTGTCAAATCAGAGGTCGGTGTTCAAACAGTCAAACATCTTTTTGAAACAGAAACCTTGGATAAAATAAGCAGGGATTCAAAAGTAGAACAAGATCTAAGATGCATCAGTCAGGTCAATTTTCAGTCAGGAGATGTCTCGCGAGTCAAAGAACTATTTGAATCCCAATCCCTTGATGAAATAGGATTAGAAATGATGGCAACATCAGCTGAGCAGAACCAAGATGAACAGATCGAAAAGGGTTCGGTCCATAAATTTACTTGGATGTTTGAGAACTGTCCCATGAACAAGATCAATGAGGACAATGAGGAAACAAATGTGGAGAGAATTGGAGGTCTAGAGAGTGGTGatgtacaaaacaaaaagttcaTATTTGAAACCTCATCACTGGACAAAATCCATGACGAACCACTTGAGCATCAGTCAGTCTCTGTGGAACAACCTGCGATCAATGTCGACGTGAAGTCAAGCACGATGATGTTTGAGTCGCTGCCACTGTACGCCATCAGAGACAAAGAGGGCCTGTTTCATGAAGTCACAACTGTAAAGAAACAAGAGGTAAAGAGTGGTGACGTAAGAGGAGCAAGATGGATGTTTGAGACAAAACCACTCGATGCTATCAAGGCAGAGAATGAAGTTTATGTCATCCGAGCGGTCACCCAAGAAGATGTCAAGAAAGGAGATGTTAAGTCAGCCAGATGGAAGTTTGAGACACAACCTTTGGACTCCTTCACCAGCCGAGAAGAGCCCACTGTTACCGTCACTGAAGACTTTGGCAGCACCAATGTGCAGCtgaataaacagatttttgaaTCTGAGCAGTCAAGCAATAAGTTTGTGCGAATGGTTAGCGTCACTGATGTCCAGCGTGGTGATGTCAGGACCTCCACATGGCTCTTTGAGAATCAGAGCATTGGCAGTCTGAAAGGGGAACCTCAGGAGCAGAATCCAGTGAAAACAGTCCACAGGGAAGACAACCAGAAGGGAGATGTGAAACGCTGCACCTGGCTATTTGAATCGCAGCCTTTGGACAAGATCAAAGACCCTGCAAATACCTCAGTGCAAGGTGTTGAGGAGATACCAAAAGCTGACGTGAAGTGCACCACCTGGCTGTTTGAAACCACTCCACTGGACAAAATCACTGCCAACAGCGCTGCTGACACACTTTCCTCTTTGCATGAAATGACTTTTATTCACTCAAGTGGCATCATTATTGAAGCAAATGAGAGCAGGAATGTCAACATGGCAAAATATCTGCTTGAAGGCAATCAAGGTGTGCAAATCCAGAAAGAGGAGGTTGTTGGGGGTAACATCAGGAACATCATGCTGCAACTGTTACTCAAACCAACCCTCAATCCACAAGTTACGCTTCtgagagaaactgaaaaagGCAAAGTTAACACAACAGTAGTTGAGCTTCCAGTCTTCCAGTCAAGCACCACCATCGACATCGAGAGAGATCAAAGAATACAAAACATTGCCCAGATGATCGATGACCTGCTTGTTCAAGATAAGAACTTCAAAAAGGGAATCGTGATGCAAGAGACTGCAGAGGGACATGCGCAGATGTCCGTTTATTCGCTCATCTGTAGTTATGAGATGAAAACTGAGAGTCACCTGTCAGAGAGGGGAGATGTAAAGTCAACAATTGGAAACCTGTTAGCTACTGCCAACAGTCAGAGGACTGCAACATTATGTAGAGTGGACGAAAACGAGAAGGGAAACGTCAATCTGTACAAAAGCTGCATTGAGAAAGGAGAGCTGCATTACCTGAAGAGTCTTCACGCTGAGACAGAAGATGAAGTTGATCACAGCTATTTGGCCAAAGAGCAGATTGAAACAGTGCAAGGTGGTGTGAGGGAAGCAAAAAGAAGCCTCTGCCAGCAAAAAGAGCAGGTGGAACGAACCATTTCTGATGTTCTGCCAGGAGATGTGAAGAACACCAAGAAAGTTTTTTCATCAGAATGTTCTGTCAACATTGACAACTCTATGCCAAAGGAAGAAATAATCCCTGGAGATATCTCATCAGCAAAGCAACAACTTTCAGTAAAGCAACCTGTGTTTGTTGAAAAAGAGGAGATTGTGGCCGGAGACATCAAGGCAACAATGCAGTCATTAGAACGTGCGAAGCAACAGAGCATGTGCGTGGAGCGAGAAGTCTTTACACCTGGAACTATCTATGACATGGACTTGTCAGCTCAAGGTCCAGAAATTGAAGGAAACCAAGCACAGAAAGAGGTCATTATATCTGGAGACGTGAAAGCAGCTAAAAAGTCTCTAGAAATGGCGAAGATGCAAAGCATGCATGTGGATCGGGAGGTTGTTGTTCCTGGAAAAATATACAACCTGAATGTGTCAGCACAAGAGGAAAGTTCTTCAAGAGTGACACAGTCTGCATGCTCATCCTCCACCAGATGCCAGCAAATCAGGACTTTTCCAAAGGTCAGTGATGCACAGAGAGATCAGAAAAGCCATGTTTCCTTTGAAGCTTGTCAGCAAAATGCAGTTGTAATCAGTAATTGTGCCCCAGAATCACATACACCTTTTGTGGGATGTGAGTTTAATGGTCATACAACTGAAGATGAGGCAGAAGAAGCTATAAGAGGAGATGTGAAGGCAGCCATTAGGTCTCTGCAGAATGCAGCCACAGAGCAGAAGCTCTTAGATAAAGAGAATATTGTAAGAGGAAATGTGCAATTGGCTCTGGAATCTCTTGAGAAGTCTAGCGTAAATGTATCCAAAGGAGACTATAAAGCTGCAATGATATACAGGAATTCAGGCAGAGCTTGTTCAGAGAGGAGCAAGACTGTTCACAAGCAGTGTGTTGTGGTGTCTGTGCCTCCATCTGACACAAAATTATCTCCTTCAATTTCAGTAACCTGTGAAGGACAGCCATCCATTACAACAAAGAATCCAACTCCCAACCCTGTAGCAAATGGAAACTATAAATCACCCAGCTCTGAAAATGGAAATCCACCTCTACTCTGTCCAAAGACTGAGAAATCACAGGAGCAGAAACCAGCTTTACCACCGAAGCCACAGTGGACAAAATCAGTAGTTGTGGAAGAATCAAAAACGTTGCCAAGCCCTTCTCTTGAAGTTGCTCACCCTATTAAAGACAATGTAAAAAGTGCAGTGATTCCTCCAAAACAGTTTCCTTCACTGTCTATAGATAAGCAACAAGAAACTACAACACATGGCAAAATCAGTAAAGAGAACTTACATGAAACAAACCACAGAAAATGTATTGAGGAAGCAGTGCAAGAATCAAACCAAACCAATGAACATCTACTAGTGGCTCaggaaaacatgaagaaaacagcaCCACTTACAGGGAGCAAATCAGACTGCCAACTGATCAACAGCAATGAtgtggaaagagagagaaatgagaTCAAGAAAATCAATGCAGCTGAGGAGATACAGATGTGCATGAAGAGTTATGCAGAAGAAGGTAAACACGAAATGAATTCAAGCTTGCGGGCAGCTCTGCAGAACTTTGAAAGAAAGGACAGCGAGGCATTGGACAAAAGAGCTTCGTTGTCCAAGAAGGTAAAAGTCACAAATGATAATGTCAATGACCATaaaaaaactgacaacaaaCCACATCTCAAACCTTCcaaaaatcaacacaacaaGACTGAA GATAAAGTTGTTTTAAGAGAGAAGAAAGTAAGGGAGACAGAGGACGAAAGACGACAAAGACTTTCTGTCCACAAGGAGGAGATCATGAAGGGAAATGTGAAGGCGGCAATGGAAATCTTTGAAAATTTAAGGAAACGAGAGGAACTCAAAGGAATCCTGTCTCAGGTGCAAGAAATCGAAGGCGAGAGCAGCAGCGTAGATGCCAGCTGCCTGAAGACGTTGTACGAGAACGTCCCTGCTTGGGTGGCTACACCAAGTCGAAAAGCTAAGCAAAgcaaaatggagaaaaagaaagttgaaaTAGAAACACAAGATGATGATCTTGAGAGCATCTCCTCAGTGGAGACTGCATTTGAAGATCTGGAAAAGGCAAGCAAGGAAATAATGAATCTGAAGGAACAGACTTTAACAAAACTGCTTGAAATTGAAGAAACGATTAAAAAGGCTTTGTACTCTGTTTCTAATCTGAAATCTGAGGCAGACATTGCAGGGCTGTCGGGGCTGTTTGATGAATCTTTAAAATCTGAGCAAAACCTTCAACCCGCcaacaacatcaggaagatcagtaTTGTGTCCAGCAAGGCCAAATCAGGTCAAAACAAAGAGACGACTGATGCAAATCTCcaaacagatttggattcaACCTTTTCCAAAAAAGACGGGCCCAGACAAGTGAGCAATAAGCCGCTTATTAGACAGTCATCCTCCCAGTCTTCCCCATCGTTCATCTCCATTCGCTCTGCTGCCAGAAGGCCCACTGAGCAAGCAAAGCCAACCATGTCAACTTTCAAACCAAAGACAGATGATGCAAACAGTGATCAGGTTTCTGCTGCTTCAGAGTCTTCAAAAAATGGTCCACAACGCAAAGTCAGTGTGCTTGAGGTGAAAACTGTTCCAGAGCAACCAGCAGGAATGATCGGCAAAAAGACCGTCAGCGAAACATACGAGGAGACTGACGGCTTTGgcaatgtttttgtttcttctgtaaCTTCAACATTTGTCACCAAACAATCTGACAGCAAAACAGCTGCTCTGTTCGAAGTAGTAGGGAGTCCAACCAGATACGAAGTCATGACATCCCCATTAATGCGAAGATCTGGCCTCCCTTTTGAAGATAAAGTGTCGAGCAACACCAAAGAGGAAGGGACGGTGTTTGTAACGTTCAGCCAACCAAAGGAGAAGCAGTAA